In Candidatus Obscuribacterales bacterium, the genomic window CGAACTCAGGTCACGGTTGATCAAGGGGCGATCGCTGATGCACCAGACCCTAGATAGGGCAGCTTAAATCCCCAGCTTTCTGGGTAAACAGTAGGTTTTCCCGATAGTCGATGGGGCAGTCGATCACCGCTGGCACCGATTGGTTGAGGGCATCCTTGAGCATAGGCACAAAGTCTAGGGTCGATTCCAAACGATAGCCCTTGAGACCCATACTTTCGGCAAATTTAACAAAATCGGGATTGCCAAACTTGATGAAAGCCGGTTCGCCATACTGATTGCGCTGCTTCCATTCGATCAGGCCATAGCCGCCGTCGTTGAAAATAATAGTGACAAAAGGCGTGCCAATGCGCAGAGCCGTTTCTAGCTCCTGGCAGTTCATCATAAACCCGCCATCGCCCGAGACTGCCACCACCTTACGATTGGGCGCAACCAGCTTAGCCGCGATCGCCCCTGGAATGGCGATGCCCATTGCAGCAAATCCGTTGGAAATAATACAGGTATTGGGCTGTTCAGAATGGTAGTGGCGCGCCATCCACATCTTGTGGGCTCCCACATCAGAAATCACAATATCGTCTGGCCCTAGCACTTGGCGCAGATCGTAGATCAGCTTCTGGGGCTTGATGGGAAACGCATCATCACTGGCATACTGCTCATAGTCCGCTACGATATCCTGGCGTAGGTCGAGGGCGCGGGGTTCGGGTTTACCTTGTCGCGTGACCCGCTTCAGCAACTCCCACAACGAGTCAGAAATATCCCCCACCACGTCCGCTAGGGGAATATAGCTACTGTCAATTTCTGCTGAGATTTGCCCAATATGCACAATGGGCATGGTGCCATCCGGGTTCCAGCGTTTGGGAGAATATTCCACCAAGTCGTAGCCGATGGCAATAATTAAATCGGCGCTGTCAAACCCGCAGCTAATATAGTCCCGCTGCTGCAGACCAAAGGTCCACAGGGACAGGGGATGGGTGTAGGAAATGGCTCCCTTACCCATAAAGGTGTTGACAACAGGAATATTGAGCTGAGTGGCGAGAGCAGTGAGCGCCTCACTGGCCTGCGATCGCAACACTCCATTCCCCGCCAAGATCAACGGATTGTTGGCATGGGTAATGGCCGCCGCCGCCCGATCCA contains:
- a CDS encoding acetolactate synthase large subunit, whose product is DRAAAAITHANNPLILAGNGVLRSQASEALTALATQLNIPVVNTFMGKGAISYTHPLSLWTFGLQQRDYISCGFDSADLIIAIGYDLVEYSPKRWNPDGTMPIVHIGQISAEIDSSYIPLADVVGDISDSLWELLKRVTRQGKPEPRALDLRQDIVADYEQYASDDAFPIKPQKLIYDLRQVLGPDDIVISDVGAHKMWMARHYHSEQPNTCIISNGFAAMGIAIPGAIAAKLVAPNRKVVAVSGDGGFMMNCQELETALRIGTPFVTIIFNDGGYGLIEWKQRNQYGEPAFIKFGNPDFVKFAESMGLKGYRLESTLDFVPMLKDALNQSVPAVIDCPIDYRENLLFTQKAGDLSCPI